In Oncorhynchus tshawytscha isolate Ot180627B linkage group LG28, Otsh_v2.0, whole genome shotgun sequence, a genomic segment contains:
- the gtf2b gene encoding transcription initiation factor IIB, giving the protein MASTSRGDVLALPKVQCPNHPDAMLVEDYRAGDMICPECGLVVGDRVIDVGSEWRTFTNEKATQDPSRVGDAQNPLLNGGDLSTMISKGTGAASFDEFGNSKYQNRRTMSSSDRAMLNAFKEITTMADRINLPRNIIDRTNNLFKQVYEQKSLKGRANDAIASACLYIACRQEGVPRTFKEICAVSRISKKEIGRCFKLILKALETSVDLITTGDFMSRFCSNLGLPKQVQMAATYIARKAVELDLVPGRSPISVAAAAIYMASQASAEKKTQKEIGDIAGVADVTIRQSYRLIYPRAADLFPPDFKFDTPVDKLPQL; this is encoded by the exons ATGGCGTCGACGAGCCG CGGAGATGTCCTGGCCCTTCCCAAGGTGCAGTGCCCCAACCACCCAGATGCCATGCTGGTGGAAGACTACAGAGCAGGGGACATGATCTGCCCCGAGTGTGGCCTTGTAGTGG GTGACAGAGTGATTGATGTGGGTTCAGAGTGGAGGACCTTCACCAATGAGAAAGCCACCCAAGACCCGTCCAGAGTGGGCGACGCCCAGAATCCACTCCTCAACGGGGGAGACTTGAGCACCATGATCAGCAAG GGAACAGGCGCGGCAAGTTTTGATGAGTTTGGCAACTCCAAGTACCAGAACCGGCGGACCATGAGCAGTTCAGACCGCGCCATGCTAAACGCCTTCAAAGAGATTACCACCATGGCTGACCGGATCAACCTACCAAGGAACATCATA GACCGAACAAATAACTTATTTAAGCAAGTGTACGAACAGAAGAGCCTGAAGGGGCGGGCCAACGACGCCATCGCATCAGCCTGCCTCTACATCGCCTGCAGACAAGAAGGTGTGCCTCGGACATTTAAAG AGATCTGCGCCGTGTCCCGTATCTCCAAGAAGGAGATCGGCCGCTGCTTCAAGCTGATCCTCAAGGCCCTGGAGACCAGCGTGGACCTCATCACCACCGGAGACTTCATGTCCCGCTTCTGCTCCAACCTAGGCCTGCCGAAGCAGGTGCAGATGGCAGCCACCTACATTGCCCGGAAGGCCGTGGAGCTGGACCTGGTGCCCGGCAGGAGCCCCATTTCTGTGGCTGCCGCCGCCATCTACATGGCCTCCCAGGCCTCTGCCGAGAAGAAGACCCAGAAAG AGATTGGAGACATCGCTGGTGTGGCGGACGTCACAATCAGACAGTCGTACAGACTCATCTACCCCCGCGCTGCCGACCTCTTTCCCCCAGACTTCAAATTTGACACCCCCGTGGACAAACTGCCCCAGCTGTGA